The Pseudomonas baetica genome includes a region encoding these proteins:
- a CDS encoding HAD hydrolase-like protein translates to MSGFIRPLQTDPREGITRSIQFALGKLGIDEPDLTRLEHFIGPPLLQAFMQFYGFDEAKAWEAVNFYRERFKVTGLYENRVFDGVTPLLETLSGQGRQLYIATSKPWVFAREIARHFDFARHFKVIYGSELDGTRTNKVELIAHLVAEEGLDPANTLMIGDRKHDLIGARSNGLDAAAVGYGFGSFEELNAEAPAFHFETLAELHQAFMRR, encoded by the coding sequence GTGTCCGGTTTCATTAGACCACTACAGACTGACCCGCGTGAGGGCATCACCCGTTCTATCCAGTTCGCCTTGGGTAAGCTCGGCATCGATGAGCCGGACCTGACCAGGCTTGAGCACTTCATCGGCCCGCCGCTGCTGCAGGCGTTCATGCAGTTTTATGGCTTCGACGAGGCCAAGGCGTGGGAGGCGGTGAATTTCTATCGCGAGCGCTTCAAGGTCACCGGCTTGTATGAGAACCGCGTGTTCGACGGTGTCACGCCGTTGCTGGAAACCCTCAGCGGCCAGGGGCGGCAGCTGTATATCGCGACGTCCAAGCCGTGGGTGTTCGCCCGCGAGATCGCCCGGCACTTCGACTTTGCCCGGCATTTCAAGGTGATTTATGGCAGTGAACTGGATGGCACGCGGACCAACAAGGTGGAGCTGATTGCGCATCTGGTGGCCGAGGAAGGGCTGGATCCGGCGAATACGCTGATGATCGGCGATCGTAAGCATGACTTGATCGGCGCGCGCAGCAATGGGCTGGATGCGGCGGCAGTGGGGTATGGATTTGGCAGTTTTGAAGAGCTGAATGCCGAGGCGCCGGCCTTCCACTTTGAAACGCTGGCCGAGTTGCATCAGGCATTTATGCGGCGCTGA
- a CDS encoding IS3 family transposase (programmed frameshift): protein MTKQRRSFSAEFKREAAGLVLDQGYSHIEASRSLGVVESALRRWVNQLQQERTGVTPQSKALTPEQQKIQELEARIARLEREKSIFKKGYRALDVGRARAHALIDQLSPQEPVDWLCAVFDVTRSCYYAHRLRRRTPDVERLRLRSRVNELFTQSRSAAGSRSIVSMMQEDGEQIGRFKVRGLMRELELVSKQPGSHAYKQATVERPDIPNILNREFDVPAPNQVWCGDITYIWAQGKWHYLAVVMDLYARRVVGWALSNKPDADLVIKALDMAYEQRGRPQGLLFHSDQGSQYGSRQFRQRLWRYRMRQSMSRRGNCWDNAPMERVFRSLKTEWIPTVGYMTAQEAHRDISHYLMHRYNWIRPHQFNNGLAPAQAEKKLNVVSGIS, encoded by the exons ATGACCAAACAACGTCGTTCTTTTTCCGCTGAATTCAAACGCGAGGCCGCAGGCCTCGTGCTCGATCAAGGCTATAGCCATATCGAAGCCAGCCGCTCGCTTGGTGTGGTTGAGTCCGCGTTGCGCCGCTGGGTTAATCAGCTTCAGCAGGAGCGCACTGGCGTTACTCCGCAGAGTAAAGCGCTGACGCCAGAGCAACAGAAAATCCAGGAATTGGAAGCTCGAATCGCTCGACTTGAGCGGGAGAAATCCATTT TTAAAAAAGGCTACCGCGCTCTTGATGTCGGAAGAGCACGAGCGCACGCGCTGATTGATCAACTGAGCCCCCAAGAGCCGGTTGATTGGCTTTGCGCAGTCTTTGACGTCACTCGTTCGTGTTACTACGCCCATCGTCTCAGGCGCCGAACTCCAGACGTTGAGCGGCTTCGGTTGCGCAGCCGGGTTAACGAACTGTTTACGCAAAGTCGAAGCGCCGCCGGTAGCCGCAGCATCGTGTCGATGATGCAGGAAGACGGCGAGCAAATTGGGCGGTTCAAGGTGCGAGGCCTGATGCGGGAACTGGAGTTGGTCAGTAAACAACCTGGATCACATGCCTACAAACAAGCGACGGTTGAGCGGCCTGACATTCCGAACATATTGAATCGAGAGTTTGATGTGCCGGCGCCGAATCAGGTCTGGTGTGGCGACATCACCTACATCTGGGCTCAAGGGAAATGGCATTACCTGGCTGTCGTTATGGATCTTTACGCGCGCCGAGTGGTGGGCTGGGCGCTGTCGAACAAGCCGGATGCGGATCTGGTCATCAAGGCGTTGGACATGGCTTACGAACAGCGTGGCAGGCCTCAAGGGCTTCTGTTTCACTCGGATCAGGGCTCGCAATATGGCAGTCGCCAGTTTCGCCAACGGCTCTGGCGTTACCGCATGCGCCAAAGCATGAGCCGTCGTGGAAACTGCTGGGATAACGCGCCGATGGAGCGTGTGTTTCGCAGCTTGAAAACTGAATGGATACCGACCGTGGGCTACATGACAGCTCAAGAAGCGCACCGCGACATCAGTCATTACCTGATGCATCGGTACAACTGGATTAGACCGCACCAATTCAACAACGGACTGGCCCCAGCTCAGGCCGAGAAAAAACTTAACGTCGTGTCCGGGATTAGTTGA
- a CDS encoding gamma carbonic anhydrase family protein — protein sequence MSLRKYQNHTPQLSQGAFVDGSAVVIGDVEIGEDSSVWPLTVIRGDMHRIRIGARTSVQDGCVLHITHAGPFNPDGFPLLIGDDVTIAHKVMLHGCTVGSRVLIGMGSIVMDGAVVEDDVIIGAGSLVPPGKRLESGFLYVGSPVKQIRALTDKENAFFTYSAANYVKLKDLHLAEGYDRL from the coding sequence GTGTCCCTTCGCAAGTACCAGAATCACACCCCGCAGTTGAGCCAAGGCGCATTTGTCGACGGCTCGGCGGTGGTGATCGGCGACGTCGAAATCGGCGAAGACAGCTCCGTCTGGCCGCTGACCGTCATCCGCGGCGACATGCACCGCATCCGCATCGGTGCGCGCACCAGCGTGCAGGACGGCTGCGTGTTGCACATCACCCACGCCGGACCGTTCAACCCGGACGGCTTCCCGTTGCTGATCGGCGACGACGTGACCATTGCCCACAAAGTCATGCTCCACGGCTGCACGGTAGGCAGTCGCGTGCTGATCGGCATGGGCAGCATCGTCATGGACGGCGCGGTGGTTGAGGACGACGTGATCATCGGCGCCGGCAGCCTGGTGCCACCGGGCAAGCGCCTGGAAAGCGGTTTTCTGTATGTCGGCAGCCCGGTGAAGCAGATCCGTGCGCTGACCGACAAGGAAAACGCTTTTTTCACCTACAGCGCGGCGAACTACGTGAAGCTCAAGGATCTGCACCTTGCCGAAGGCTACGACCGGCTCTGA
- the prlC gene encoding oligopeptidase A has translation MFLPAKVPTVSVNNPLLQSYDLPPFSTIRAEHVLPAIETILADNRAAIAEILKSQGQNPTWAGLVLAMDELNDRLGAAWSPVSHLNAVCNSAELREAYESCLPALSAYSTEMGQNRELFQAYEALANSPQAAGFDVAQKTILEHALRDFRLSGIDLPEAEQKRYAEVQSKLSELGSRFSNQLLDATQAWTKHVTDEAALAGLTDSAKAQMAAAAQAKGLDGWLISLEFPSYYAVMTYAQDRALREEVYAAYCTRASDQGPNAGQNDNTPVMEEILDLRQELAKLLGFASFAELSLATKMAESSDQVLSFLRDLAKRSKPFAAQDLQQLRAYAAEQGCADLQSWDSGFYGEKLREQRYSVAQETLRAYFPIDKVLGGLFAIVQRLYGIEIAEQKGFDTWHPDVRLFEIKENGQHVGRFFFDLYARANKRGGAWMDGARDRRRTADGVLQSPVANLVCNFTPADSGKPALLTHDEVTTLFHEFGHGLHHLLTRVDHAGVSGINGVAWDAVELPSQFMENWCWEPEGLALISGHYETGEPLPQDLLEKMLAAKNFQSGLMMVRQLEFSLFDFELHATHGDGRSVLQVLEGVRDEVSVMRPPAYNRFPNSFAHIFAGGYAAGYYSYKWAEVLSADAFSKFEEDGVLNAETGRAFREAILARGGSQAPMVLFVDFRGREPSIDALLRHSGLSEDAAA, from the coding sequence ATGTTTCTTCCAGCCAAGGTGCCAACCGTGAGCGTGAACAACCCTCTTCTGCAGTCCTACGACCTGCCGCCGTTCTCCACGATCCGTGCCGAACACGTGCTGCCAGCCATCGAAACGATCCTGGCCGACAACCGCGCCGCCATCGCTGAAATCCTCAAGAGCCAAGGCCAGAACCCTACCTGGGCCGGCCTGGTGCTGGCGATGGACGAACTCAATGATCGCCTCGGGGCGGCCTGGAGCCCGGTCAGCCACCTCAACGCCGTGTGCAACAGCGCCGAACTGCGCGAAGCCTACGAGTCGTGCCTGCCAGCCCTGAGCGCCTACTCCACCGAGATGGGCCAGAACCGCGAACTGTTCCAGGCGTATGAAGCCTTGGCCAACAGCCCGCAAGCCGCCGGTTTCGACGTGGCGCAGAAAACCATTCTGGAACACGCCCTGCGCGATTTCCGCCTGTCGGGTATCGACCTGCCAGAAGCCGAACAGAAACGCTACGCCGAAGTGCAAAGCAAGCTGTCCGAGCTGGGCAGCCGCTTCTCCAACCAACTGCTCGACGCCACCCAGGCCTGGACCAAGCACGTCACCGACGAAGCCGCCCTCGCCGGCCTGACTGATTCGGCCAAGGCGCAAATGGCTGCCGCTGCACAGGCCAAAGGCCTTGATGGCTGGCTGATCAGCCTGGAATTCCCAAGCTACTACGCGGTGATGACCTACGCCCAGGACCGTGCGTTGCGCGAAGAAGTCTACGCCGCCTACTGCACCCGCGCCTCGGATCAAGGCCCGAATGCCGGCCAGAACGACAACACCCCGGTGATGGAAGAGATCCTCGACTTGCGTCAGGAGCTGGCCAAGCTGTTGGGTTTTGCCAGCTTCGCCGAGCTGAGCCTGGCGACCAAAATGGCCGAGTCCAGCGATCAGGTGCTGAGCTTCCTGCGTGATCTGGCCAAGCGCAGCAAACCGTTCGCCGCGCAGGATCTGCAACAGCTGCGTGCCTACGCCGCCGAACAGGGCTGCGCCGATCTGCAAAGCTGGGACAGCGGTTTCTACGGCGAAAAGCTGCGTGAGCAACGCTACAGCGTCGCTCAGGAAACCCTGCGCGCCTACTTCCCGATCGACAAAGTGCTGGGCGGTCTGTTCGCTATCGTTCAACGCCTGTACGGCATCGAGATCGCCGAGCAGAAAGGCTTCGACACCTGGCACCCGGACGTGCGCCTGTTCGAAATCAAGGAAAACGGCCAGCACGTCGGCCGCTTCTTCTTCGACCTGTATGCCCGCGCCAACAAGCGTGGCGGTGCCTGGATGGACGGCGCCCGCGATCGTCGTCGCACTGCTGACGGCGTGCTGCAAAGCCCGGTGGCCAACCTGGTGTGTAACTTCACCCCGGCGGACAGCGGCAAGCCTGCGCTGCTGACCCACGATGAGGTCACCACCCTGTTCCACGAATTCGGCCATGGCCTGCATCACCTGCTGACCCGCGTTGATCATGCCGGCGTTTCGGGCATCAACGGCGTGGCGTGGGACGCCGTCGAGCTGCCGAGCCAGTTCATGGAAAACTGGTGCTGGGAGCCGGAAGGCCTGGCGCTGATTTCCGGCCACTACGAAACCGGTGAGCCGCTGCCACAGGATCTGCTGGAAAAAATGCTCGCGGCGAAGAACTTCCAGTCCGGCCTGATGATGGTGCGGCAGCTGGAGTTCTCGCTGTTCGACTTCGAACTGCACGCCACTCATGGCGACGGCCGCAGCGTGTTGCAGGTGCTGGAAGGCGTACGTGACGAGGTGTCGGTGATGCGTCCACCGGCCTACAACCGCTTCCCCAACAGCTTCGCGCACATCTTCGCCGGCGGTTATGCGGCGGGCTACTACAGCTACAAGTGGGCTGAAGTGCTGTCGGCCGATGCCTTCTCGAAATTCGAAGAAGACGGCGTGCTCAACGCTGAAACCGGTCGCGCGTTCCGCGAAGCGATTCTGGCTCGCGGCGGGTCGCAGGCGCCGATGGTGCTGTTCGTCGACTTCCGTGGTCGCGAGCCATCGATTGACGCACTCTTGCGCCACAGCGGCCTGAGTGAGGACGCGGCAGCATGA
- a CDS encoding YheV family putative zinc ribbon protein: protein MSEAPVITKKRFIAGAVCPACSEPDKLMMWNEDSVPHRECVACGYSDTLNEQGLSVPKELGTRVNTSALKPPADKKVQAVQFFPNPKLAKKPDEQH from the coding sequence ATGAGCGAGGCGCCTGTGATTACCAAAAAACGCTTTATCGCCGGGGCGGTCTGCCCGGCGTGCAGCGAGCCGGACAAGTTGATGATGTGGAACGAGGACAGCGTGCCGCACCGCGAATGCGTGGCGTGCGGTTACTCCGACACACTCAACGAGCAAGGGCTGTCAGTACCCAAAGAGCTGGGCACGCGGGTCAACACCAGCGCGCTCAAGCCGCCCGCGGACAAGAAAGTCCAGGCGGTGCAGTTCTTCCCGAACCCGAAGCTTGCGAAAAAGCCCGACGAGCAACACTGA
- a CDS encoding M3 family metallopeptidase translates to MPLSNPLLHPWDLPPWSAVRAEHLMPAITAIIAANRQAIGEIVDHQTALPGWDDLVLAVDDTDARLDEAMGIVEVLATVNHDSHWTLAIEGCNEAASDYRLWKSTHLGLFRAYQTLQQSALARSFDPARKFALSKVLRKFQLSGIALASQGQETLARLNDEIDRLETLFLNNLDRANSRWRKHIDDVALLEGLPQAIQDHLARLAKDAGLGGWLLPLDHNTYHQVMTYAEHRPLREEYFHAYSTRASDQGPHAGLFDNGPVLASLLALRQQKAELLGYADFAQLRLAMESSQSTLHINAFLRQQLALTRPALVQERQALEAFAQALGAPETKAWDQDFLAQKWRDSHFSGALKGLRDYFPLEGTLHRLCLFSERMFGIQLVEQKTLSYWHAHVRLFEVRENGQALGHLYIDPYKRPGLADFAGTGSLRHRRVNAEGRVTLPIALLNGNFTPPTDSIPCLLSHIDLRVLFHEFGHCLQHILTRSPHHILSGISQMGRESAEFAGQFFERWCLSKAFLLWLAAHHQTGERLSETRVELALAAIQTQTSQATALLQMGALLDFELHRCHGDGRSVQQVFTDVQREAMQLQLPAYCRFANGFDYLVTGYEALVYAYLWSGKLAAQAFKRFEQQWVFNPATGRAFRETFFSPGDPGSLLTAVQRFLGRRGDELFSTPSPENTH, encoded by the coding sequence ATGCCCCTCTCCAATCCTCTGTTGCACCCCTGGGACTTGCCGCCTTGGTCTGCCGTGCGCGCCGAACACCTGATGCCCGCCATCACTGCGATCATTGCCGCCAATCGGCAAGCCATCGGCGAGATCGTTGACCATCAGACAGCGCTCCCCGGCTGGGATGATCTGGTATTGGCAGTCGATGACACCGACGCCCGCCTTGACGAGGCCATGGGCATCGTCGAGGTCTTGGCCACGGTAAACCACGATAGCCACTGGACACTCGCCATCGAGGGCTGCAACGAGGCAGCGAGCGATTATCGTCTGTGGAAATCCACCCACCTGGGACTGTTTCGCGCCTATCAGACTCTGCAACAGAGTGCGCTTGCCCGCAGTTTCGACCCTGCCCGCAAATTTGCCCTGAGCAAGGTGCTGCGCAAGTTTCAGCTGTCCGGCATCGCACTTGCGTCGCAAGGCCAGGAAACACTGGCGCGACTCAATGACGAAATCGACCGGCTCGAAACGTTGTTTCTCAATAACCTCGACCGCGCCAATAGCCGATGGCGCAAACACATTGACGATGTTGCGCTGCTTGAGGGACTGCCACAGGCGATACAGGATCATCTGGCCCGGCTGGCCAAGGACGCCGGGCTTGGCGGATGGTTGCTGCCACTGGACCACAACACCTATCACCAGGTCATGACGTACGCGGAACATCGGCCACTGCGCGAAGAATACTTCCATGCGTATTCCACCCGAGCCTCCGACCAAGGCCCTCATGCAGGACTGTTCGATAACGGCCCGGTACTGGCCTCGTTACTGGCGCTGCGTCAGCAGAAAGCCGAGCTCCTCGGCTATGCCGATTTTGCCCAGTTACGTCTGGCCATGGAGTCATCCCAATCGACTTTGCATATCAATGCTTTTTTACGCCAGCAGTTGGCCCTGACGCGCCCTGCGCTCGTGCAGGAAAGGCAAGCACTCGAGGCCTTTGCACAGGCGCTAGGCGCGCCTGAAACCAAAGCCTGGGATCAGGATTTTCTCGCGCAGAAATGGCGTGATTCGCACTTCAGCGGGGCATTGAAGGGGCTGCGCGATTACTTCCCACTGGAGGGTACCCTGCACCGGCTCTGTCTGTTCAGCGAGCGCATGTTTGGCATTCAGCTCGTCGAACAGAAGACGCTCAGCTATTGGCACGCACATGTGCGCCTGTTCGAGGTCAGGGAAAATGGACAGGCGCTCGGCCACCTGTATATCGATCCGTATAAGCGCCCGGGACTGGCCGACTTTGCCGGAACAGGTTCACTGCGCCATCGACGGGTAAATGCCGAAGGTCGAGTGACACTGCCGATCGCCTTGCTCAATGGCAACTTCACACCACCCACCGACAGCATCCCCTGTTTGTTGTCGCATATTGATCTGCGTGTACTGTTTCATGAGTTCGGTCATTGTCTGCAGCACATCCTGACGCGTTCGCCCCACCACATCCTGTCCGGCATTTCACAGATGGGCCGTGAATCCGCCGAGTTTGCCGGGCAGTTTTTCGAACGGTGGTGCCTGTCGAAGGCGTTTCTCTTGTGGCTGGCTGCGCATCACCAGACAGGCGAGCGCTTGAGTGAAACGCGCGTCGAACTCGCCTTGGCCGCCATTCAAACCCAGACCAGCCAAGCGACTGCATTACTGCAGATGGGCGCATTGCTCGACTTCGAGCTGCATCGCTGTCATGGCGATGGCCGCAGCGTGCAACAGGTGTTTACCGATGTGCAGCGCGAAGCCATGCAATTGCAGCTGCCCGCGTATTGTCGATTCGCCAACGGTTTTGACTACCTGGTGACCGGTTATGAAGCCTTGGTTTACGCCTACCTGTGGTCCGGCAAGCTGGCAGCGCAAGCGTTCAAGCGGTTTGAGCAGCAGTGGGTTTTCAATCCGGCCACTGGCCGGGCGTTTCGCGAAACGTTCTTTTCACCGGGGGACCCGGGTTCGTTGCTGACGGCAGTACAACGCTTTCTGGGGCGCCGGGGCGATGAGCTGTTCAGCACGCCATCACCCGAAAACACCCATTGA
- a CDS encoding dual specificity protein phosphatase family protein produces the protein MSRVRFFPALCLSLVALLYLIPAEAADTASRPAEWAQPVEVQYNLFQMSPTLYRSALPDGGAVPLLNNLKVTTVINFLPEADSNWLSEPGINQLQLPYRTNHVDDSDVLKTLRAIQSAEANGPVLMHCKHGSDRTGLMAAMYRVVVQGWSKEDALNEMTQGGFGESGHFKEGVRYMMQADVDKLRTALANGDCSTSAFATCSMKSWFQTVNLK, from the coding sequence ATGTCCCGAGTGCGTTTTTTTCCTGCCTTGTGTTTGTCGCTTGTGGCTCTGCTGTACCTGATCCCGGCCGAGGCTGCTGACACGGCGTCCCGTCCCGCCGAGTGGGCACAACCGGTCGAAGTGCAATACAACCTGTTCCAGATGTCACCGACCCTTTATCGCAGCGCATTGCCTGATGGCGGAGCGGTACCGTTGCTGAACAATCTAAAAGTGACCACGGTGATTAACTTTCTGCCGGAAGCCGACAGCAACTGGTTGTCCGAGCCGGGGATCAATCAGCTGCAACTGCCTTATCGCACCAACCACGTCGACGACAGCGACGTGCTCAAGACCTTGCGCGCCATCCAGAGCGCCGAGGCCAATGGCCCGGTGTTGATGCATTGCAAGCACGGCTCTGATCGCACCGGCCTGATGGCGGCGATGTACCGCGTGGTGGTTCAGGGTTGGAGCAAAGAGGATGCCCTGAATGAAATGACTCAGGGCGGTTTCGGCGAAAGTGGCCACTTCAAGGAGGGCGTTCGCTACATGATGCAGGCCGATGTCGACAAGTTGCGTACCGCGCTGGCTAACGGTGATTGCAGCACCAGCGCGTTCGCGACCTGCTCGATGAAGAGCTGGTTCCAGACGGTCAATCTCAAGTGA
- a CDS encoding gluconate 2-dehydrogenase subunit 3 family protein translates to MSDADRDNPRREFLRKSLTLIPVVTLAGTSLGSSVLQAAPEAAPVKPAAQPARADAGVYQPSYFTAEEWAFINAAVAQLIPNDAQGPGALEAGVPEYIDRQMNTPYAAGALWYMQGPFNADAAPEMGWQSKLVPKEIYRLGIAATDQWAKALNGKTFAEQDSATRDDLLKQLEAGKPQFDSVPAKIFFNLLLQNTKEGFFCDPIHGGNKGMVGWTMIGFPGARADFMDWVERNEQYPFQAVSIRGERA, encoded by the coding sequence ATGTCTGATGCAGATCGAGACAACCCGCGGCGTGAGTTTTTGCGCAAATCCCTGACCCTGATTCCGGTGGTCACCCTGGCCGGCACCAGCCTGGGCAGCAGCGTGCTGCAAGCGGCGCCGGAAGCGGCACCGGTCAAGCCTGCCGCGCAACCGGCTCGCGCCGACGCAGGCGTGTATCAGCCGAGCTATTTCACCGCCGAAGAATGGGCATTCATCAATGCGGCCGTGGCGCAATTGATCCCGAATGATGCCCAAGGCCCGGGTGCACTTGAGGCCGGGGTACCGGAATACATCGACCGTCAGATGAATACGCCATACGCCGCCGGTGCCCTTTGGTACATGCAAGGCCCGTTCAACGCCGACGCCGCACCGGAGATGGGTTGGCAGAGCAAACTGGTGCCAAAAGAGATCTATCGCCTGGGCATCGCCGCCACGGATCAGTGGGCAAAAGCTCTCAACGGTAAAACATTTGCCGAGCAAGACAGCGCTACCCGAGACGATTTGCTCAAGCAACTCGAAGCTGGAAAACCGCAATTCGATAGCGTCCCGGCGAAGATTTTCTTCAACCTGCTGCTGCAAAACACCAAGGAAGGGTTCTTCTGCGACCCGATCCATGGCGGCAACAAAGGCATGGTTGGCTGGACCATGATCGGTTTCCCCGGCGCCCGCGCCGATTTCATGGATTGGGTGGAACGCAACGAGCAATACCCCTTCCAGGCAGTTTCGATTCGCGGCGAGAGGGCTTAA
- a CDS encoding GMC family oxidoreductase: MATVMKKVDAVIVGFGWTGAIMAKELTEAGLNVLALERGPMQDTYPDGNYPQVIDELTYSVRKKLFQDISKETVTIRHSVNDIALPNRQLGAFLPGNGVGGAGLHWSGVHFRVDPIELHMRSHYEERYGKSFIPKDMTIQDFGVSYEELEPFFDYAEKVFGTSGQAWTVKGQLVGQGKGGNPYAPDRSNHFPLEAQKNTVSAQLFGKAATEVGYKPYNLPSANTSGPYTNPYGAQMGPCNFCGFCSGYVCYMYSKASPNVNILPALKPLPNFELRPNSHVLRVNLDSTKTKATGVTYIDGQGREIEQPADLVILGAFQLHNVRLMLLSGIGKPYDPISGEGVVGRNFAYQNMATIKAFFDKDTHTNNFIGAGGNGVALDDFNADNFDHGPHGFVGGSPMWVNQAGSRPIAGTSNPPGTPAWGSAWKRATADYYTHQVSMDAHGAHQSYRGNYLDLDPVYRDAYGLPLLRMTFDWQENDIKMNRFMVEKMGKVAEAMGPKAIAVIGKKVGDHFNSASYQTTHLNGGAIMGTDPKTSALNRYLQSWDVHNVFVPGASAFPQGLGYNPTGLVAALTYWSAKAIREQYLKNPGPLVQA; encoded by the coding sequence ATGGCAACGGTAATGAAGAAGGTTGACGCGGTCATCGTCGGTTTCGGCTGGACTGGCGCGATCATGGCCAAGGAACTGACCGAGGCGGGCCTTAACGTGCTGGCGCTGGAGCGCGGGCCGATGCAGGACACGTATCCCGACGGCAACTATCCACAGGTGATCGACGAACTCACCTACAGCGTGCGCAAAAAACTCTTTCAGGACATTTCCAAAGAAACCGTCACCATCCGCCACAGCGTCAACGACATCGCCCTGCCGAACCGCCAGTTGGGCGCGTTCCTGCCGGGCAACGGCGTCGGCGGCGCGGGGCTGCACTGGTCGGGCGTGCACTTTCGCGTCGACCCGATCGAGCTGCACATGCGTAGCCACTACGAAGAACGCTACGGCAAAAGCTTCATCCCCAAAGACATGACCATCCAGGACTTCGGCGTCAGCTATGAAGAGCTGGAGCCGTTTTTCGATTACGCCGAAAAAGTCTTCGGTACCTCGGGCCAGGCCTGGACGGTGAAAGGTCAACTGGTCGGTCAGGGCAAGGGTGGCAACCCCTACGCACCGGATCGTTCGAACCACTTCCCGCTGGAAGCGCAGAAAAACACCGTTTCCGCACAGCTATTCGGCAAAGCGGCTACAGAAGTCGGTTACAAACCCTACAACCTGCCTTCGGCGAATACCTCGGGGCCGTACACCAACCCCTACGGCGCGCAGATGGGCCCGTGCAACTTCTGCGGCTTTTGCAGCGGTTACGTTTGCTACATGTATTCCAAGGCCTCGCCGAACGTGAACATTCTGCCAGCGCTCAAGCCTCTGCCGAACTTCGAGTTGCGGCCCAACTCGCATGTACTGCGGGTCAACCTCGACAGCACGAAAACCAAAGCCACCGGCGTGACGTACATCGACGGCCAGGGTCGCGAGATCGAGCAGCCGGCGGATCTGGTGATTCTCGGCGCCTTCCAGTTGCACAACGTGCGGCTGATGCTGCTGTCCGGGATCGGCAAGCCCTATGACCCGATCAGCGGCGAAGGCGTCGTCGGGCGCAACTTCGCCTACCAGAACATGGCGACCATCAAGGCGTTCTTCGACAAGGACACCCACACCAACAACTTCATCGGTGCCGGCGGCAACGGTGTGGCGCTGGATGACTTCAACGCCGACAACTTCGACCATGGCCCGCACGGCTTCGTCGGTGGGTCGCCGATGTGGGTCAACCAGGCCGGCAGCCGCCCGATCGCCGGCACCTCCAACCCACCGGGCACGCCGGCCTGGGGCAGTGCGTGGAAACGTGCGACCGCCGATTACTACACCCATCAAGTGTCGATGGACGCCCACGGCGCGCATCAATCCTACCGAGGCAACTACCTCGATCTCGATCCGGTGTACCGCGATGCCTACGGCCTGCCGCTGCTGCGGATGACCTTCGACTGGCAGGAAAACGACATCAAGATGAACCGCTTCATGGTCGAGAAAATGGGCAAGGTCGCTGAAGCGATGGGCCCGAAAGCCATTGCGGTGATCGGCAAGAAAGTCGGCGATCACTTCAACAGCGCGTCCTACCAGACCACCCACCTCAACGGTGGCGCGATCATGGGCACCGACCCGAAAACCAGCGCCCTGAACCGTTACTTGCAGAGCTGGGACGTGCATAACGTGTTCGTGCCAGGGGCTTCGGCGTTCCCGCAAGGTCTGGGTTACAACCCGACCGGGCTGGTGGCCGCGCTGACCTACTGGTCGGCGAAAGCGATCCGCGAGCAATACCTGAAAAACCCCGGCCCGTTGGTTCAGGCTTAA